The genomic interval caatttaTCAACAAAAAAGCGATTATAATTCTATGAATTCTATTTTGATTGTTGAAGTATGACCTAAACATTGAACAGTTTCAGAAATAGTTTCTCaatactaaatattatattatttattttttcaggtttgttatgggtggcccggtggtgaGTGGTTTTCGCGTCGGCTTAACggtggagtcctgggttcaaatccaggtcggtccacatgtgtggagtttgcatgttctcccggtttcctcccacattccaaagacatgcatggtaggctgattggacactctaaattgcccctaggtttgggtgtgagtgtgcatggttgtccgtctccttgtgccctgtgattggctggccaccaactcagggtgtctcccgcctctggcccgaagtcacctgggaaaggctccagcacccaccgcgactCTAGCgaaaataaagcggttcaggaaatgagatgagatgagaaatgtacactaaaacgatgtgtggtttctctcgcttatttttttttaaataaatatgtttataaaaatgtatactaaaacgatgtgtggatactaaactaaggaatacttgttataatataaatgatttggataaaacagataaggcgctgtaatgtaattgcgaTTTAACTACTAAACAGGAGCCGCAGAGTCTgcatctattttgacctggtatccccaatatggaggagcaagaagttaaggatataCTAGAGACAGGAGAACTAAAAAGACAAACACCCACCGGTAAGAGTGAattgtggaaaagcttcaaattgattggtgAAAATGCTAGAGGAACTTGCGTTGACtttgctgaatgtagtcaatctGGCACTCTACTTTCATATgcgagcaaaaagactggcggttcgacgctgagcaggcatttaaacagctgTACATACTGGCAAAAGTGATGATCGGCAAACatctaaattattcatttaatataAAAGATGCAAATTTTTATAcggtcttgtttaacttagatttcgttacaaaagacaggctttaatttgttatcataaatcaccctTCCTCCTCGCAAATTGGGAGTCCCGAGTCCAcccaataaaatatgaaatttcgggtttgcttTGAGCTCGGCCCTGCAATCAACTTAATTGCTCAGGCTAGGCTGGGTCGAGCTTTAATACCCATGGGCCGAGTCGGGACgggccagatttttttggcccgatcttacctctatTTGATAAGCAAATGGACCtcccaacatacaaaaacaagatccaagttacgaaattccctaaaaatgtaaataaatttcCTGtattccttattttattttgaaattgtcccgtTAACATTGCGGCCTGCTTTACAACAACTCTCTTTTGTCATCACAgacttctttatttaaaattattggtgcgaatgaaataaataagtggGCCCTGTTATTCATCGAAAAACAGGACGGAAGAAAGTGGCGTGGcgttgactgatattgcaagccAATGCAGGCCGTATTAGCATCGCTACGCTATTGAACcaaaaggaagcattaaaaatgGCAACTCCTTAGCATGCATGGCCCCTCTGGACTGAACGACGAGATGCAGAGACTGTTAGCCTTTGGAGTTCTATATAacgctaagttgttttgaattcataatttgaagttgtttagatgtgtgtttatgtgcatgtgtccGTGTGCTTCctccttactgtactgtaccactgcacaaatagaacattttagcatgcttgttgttctttttaatacattaataaataattttcccatcattttctttcatttttgcctGTTTCTCACATGTTTTATACTAAAGTAGGagattgatcatttttaaaggggttaattggtaggttttttttaggaccgtggaacgaactacacaatttacatataaagtactgctctacttacaaaaaatctaCGTTAGGAAATCAGTtccggaaccaattaattttgtaagtagaggtatgactgtatccttttcctcctcctctcctcGACTCTGTGTTCTCTCCCCGTATGCTGCCACCATTTTCACAAGGCTTGATCTACGCAATGCCCCCACACAATGATCCTTGGAGATATGTTGTCTGGGCCTTTGTGCGTCTTTCAGGGTTACCCACGTCAAACAGGTGCTAGGTGAGGCACCAGACTAAATCAGACTGTCCGTCAATCCCGATTATACCATTCCTCCCTCTCACATCTCTTTGACTCTTTACGGGAAAGTAagtacagtgttacctcgagatacgagcttaattcgttgcggggctgagctcgtatgtcgatgtactcgtaactcaaatgaacgtttcccatagaaatgaactaaaaacaaattaatttgttccaaccctctgaaaaaacaccaaaaacaggatattggattggaaaaatatttttatttgttctaagtTGCCatgtattaacaaagtaacaaataactagtggtttaatagtactaaaatgcgtttaatagtattaaaattagatggatttcgcagaggggagagagatagggacagagagggggggactttttgcacggcaacgcgctcgtattataacataaacaaatttaaatgaacttggattacgatgcagacactcaaatataagtttaaactaaacttaattctaattttgttttaaattttgatgcctttcttctcccgggttgcctctatttgccccgcctccagtTTGGATGTCATTCTTgatagcactttttttttacatcagagCCATAAAAATACTATCACCTCTTCATCATATTTTCATCTCCTTCTCTTGTCTCCCAAGAATTCTGCGCTTCTGGTCCATAGTCTTGTCACTCGCCATGATTACTGTAAATATCATTTGATATACGTGATAAAACAGACCTAACACTTGGTCCGTGGAATGTTACCTCGCCAGTTAGGAAAGGAACCCGAGCTAGTCCGTAAGGTTGAAAAGTTCTGACTAGATGTTGTCAGGCTTTTTGCATTCTGGTTGGAAaatcttccactctggagtagTCCAGGATGAGGCGCCGAGCAGGTGTGGCCACATTTATTGCCCCCTGGCTCAGTGCCTGTACGCTGGGGTTCACCCCACAACCTTAGACCACCAAAATGTGACGCTGGCTGAcgccaaacaacttctggtttacataatgtaaaaataagcaaaatacgttattttaattttaactaACGATCTcataattttagttttaaacgTGTACGACTTGATTCTCGTAATATATCGACTGTAATCTTGCAATTTTATGACTTTCTGCCATTACTTTAATCGCGTATTACGACAAAGCAGTGACACAGGCCTTGTCACCCAACTGTATAAACAAGCAACTAAATGACTAAAATCTCGtaattttatgattttaatCTTCTATGACCTAATTCtcttaatgtgtatgtataatatacatacatatttcttAGCCCAGCAGAGaggtcttgaaggccctgacggcacaccactgatgtatgtatgcatgtatatatatatatatatatatatatatatatatatatatatatatatatatatatatatatatacatatatatatatatatatatatatatatatatatatatatcagcaacactttatatattaaattatttattacctatttatttatgtctaaaatgtcttttcctgtgtctgtatcctcaccctcttgctactgtgacagtgaaatttcccgaatacgggatgagtagttatctaatctaatcaccaTTTTAATCTCCTAATGGGACGACTGTAATCTCGTAATTTTACCACTACATCCCTATCACttcaatgttttaatattatgcTAAAAGCAAGTTAGCATTGAGACATAACTTCGTCTTAGTACAATTTttcttgtaatattttttatcaTGACAATTTATCAGTTCTTGTTGGAAGTACAGATCTGGAAATCAGACGTTTGGAAGAACCCTAAATTTTTGTGAGGGTTAATATAATGACTTAAAGTATTTCTATTGATTACTGCACTATAGCAAATACAATGCACACACAACCAAAGCAATAGTTGCAtcttttattataaaaaaatatttacaaagacGCTACAAGGTTTTTTGTctggatataaaaaaaatgcatacatttattgacaaaggtaTTAATAAGTCTTTGAAGTTCTAGCTCCCATTGCGACCAGCGTGAGTGACATCCTTCAGGAGTGCGAAAAGGTCTTTACATTGCCTGAGTTCTTTTTTGTCACGGCATCCATTTTGCAGAAAGGCAACTGTTTGCATAAAAGGACTTTAAAGGACATTGGAGTCGtatacaatcatttttttttctaacgcGTATGGCAGAGCTGCATAGTGATTGGAATTGTGACCCGGTTCTtgtgattatttaaaaaaaaagtttaaactgAAGGACTAATAAATAGGTACTGCACTTTTAAAGAGACccgtaagtgacaattttttttatgtcggGCTTTAATGGTTGACGTGTGTGTGTACCCAAAGagataataaatacaataaattaaaaaaaaaattaaaaagaagaatAAATTAACAATATGGCTTCTTCTGGATGGAAAATTGTGGTTTTACCTCCCTgggttaaaaataatcaaaagccttggagcaggggtctcaaacttgcggcctcctatttgacattaaattgtagcattattgtaatttttcctCATGGGTAattgaaaaggaaaatatgatttaaaaatctaaataaaataattaagtgAAAAAGTAAACTGAAttttaatacaatattttttgcctatcccagcaaaataatacaaatatatacatatgaaaataattctaaacattttttcaaaactcaaaaataatacaaaaaagaaatacattttaaaatagtgAAAAATCAAAGGGAGGAGGAATGAGTACTTTGCGGtgggaattttgttttaattcatctTGTCAATCTCTTAAGGCTTAACATATCACAAGGTATAATGACacttgctatttttttccaacaatttGAGTTAAGTGTAGATCGTTTTTGGGGGCGATTTCTAattaagtttgacacccctgctttagagcaaaaaagtatgaaaatgaaaaaccattaaaaaaaaaagctcaggaAGACACTCGAGTCTCAATTGTGGCTACGTTCAAATCTCTGAAATTAATATCAAATGATAATTGCAAACCCCTCCCCCCCTCGACTGTATAAtgcagaaaaatatatttctatatacatatacgtacatatacatatattccaTTCATAATTGCTCAAATCTTTAGGAAAATAGATTTGGATGTTACTTGCGGATTGCTAAGCTTTGTGTGGTTGTAGTGTGAAGGCGCGCGCGGAATTAGCCGAAGACAGTGTGGCCCACACGGACGGAAATAACACAAGgaattggaaaaattgacaaacttTCCAAGGAGGcgaaaacagatttttaaaaatccatgtaCACAACTTTAAAATTAATGTGGAAAATCTTTAACTCATGGGCCACTTTTAACAGAGATAGGCATCCATTTTATTTGAACTGAGTAAAGCTgatcacgtttcagtgccattgacagcgataattCCATTCtaattggactgggaggggctgccATTAAAAGACAGAGCAGCAGGCCAGTTGTTGATGATCAAATTAACagatattataattatttagaCAATGTCCACCAAAAATCGAAATCTTTTAACCtcttaaaagtaaataaaaatcttCTGATGTTTAATGTTGGGTTTTCCCCCCCaataaaaaacagtaaataaacCTCTtaataattttactttttttttttaaattaaaacatttgaaaaaaagtgggaaaaatggCTTtcaatttaagtcatttttatttcataaatttgtatttaaaaatttaatgatttttatttttaaaattatattattaattGGAAGAAAAACTGAATAAAAGAGCCGGAAAATtagtattaattttaaaaatgagaacAAAAACGGGGAATCCTGTacacctcccagtcaaaatgcattggattTCTGTTggagtcaatggcagccaatgaggtactAGTGGCACCTTATCGCCACCATTAACAATAATTTCAAATgatgcaaaaatatttattattctggtttaatatttattttaaatgtaattaaatgaagaaaaaggCCCTACCAATCAACAGAGTTGACATTTATTGGCATCAATAAAAATCATGAGACTGTAACACTACCATTACCTTCAATTTCCAATTTGATCCCTGTGGAAAGTTTGGAAAAGTTCCAAAACCTCCCAGCTAAACGTTGCTGTAACCTCCTTGAAATTTGCAAGCGGACtgcttaactctttcagtggcCTTGACAGCACAAGATGTCATTATTGTGGCTCTCTCATGCTTCTTGCATTATTTTGTCACAATAAGTAAAACCCAATTGATTTGGAAGGGTTGGGATATCAACCCAATCAAACAGCAACCATCAGTGGCAGCCTATTAGTTCAATTCTCCCCCATCATGTGCCTCTTTTCATCCTCcatgctgtgaattgaaatgagtttgttgCTAATggacgtccaacccatttgagATGGGAATTCTGACGGCGGATGAACGTTCGTTCACTGCCACCCATcagacttcaaatggattgcacgtCCATCACCCTCAGTGGCAGCCTAAGACTTAAGGTCTGCCCCTTTGTTTGGAATATACTGTACGAGtaaaaaaaggttcccaacgGGAGCTGCCGATCCTAAAAGTCATTTTTGGCTCGCATTGAATTTTGGAAAGCTTGCGCAATCTGGCCGCGTAACAAATGCACATTCAGGAAGTCCGCGATGGCGAGCTTCAGGAGCCCACGATTATCTCCATGATGTGGTCCAGTTCGTTGAGGTCCGAGCGGCAGCTGGCGCCAGGGCTCAGGGGTGCCGGCCCGTGGGAGGACAGGCTCTCCAGCAGGTCGTAAGGTCCCATCTTGGGGGCGCTCTGCATACCCGTCAGCACAGTGTCCAGCTCGTAGTAGGACGGGTCCACGTCTGAGAAAAGCTCCTCCAGCGCCGGATCCGGCgggggcggcgacggcggctgCTTGATTTCGAAAGTCCCGAAGAGACGATCGCCGGGGGACCCATCAGGGCCCTCGTCCTCGCCCTCCgactcgtcctcctcctcctctccgtCATCCTCGCGCTCCTCCCAGCGGGAAGTCGCCCCGCCGAAGGGCGTCGGCAGGTAGGAGGTGACACCCTTACGGACATCCCCTGCTTCCATGTCCGCCTCTTCAGAGCGGTAGCCCTCGTCGGGGCCGTCCTCCAGAGGGTAGGGCTTGGGACTCTGCCCCGCTGCCGCTGAGGGGTCCGGCTGCCGGCACAGTACCTCGGTGGCCACCAGGCGGTCAGTGGGGCACTGGGCGGCAGCTAGCGCCTGCGTCATAATCTGCCAGGTGCCGTCCTGCGTCATCTCCTCCTGGATTTGTCGCACCGTGTTGGCGATCAGCACAGAGCGGCACAGGTTGGGCTCCACCAGCATGTGGCACAGCTGCAGTTTAATCAACGACATGTCCAGAAGAGACTGGCGCTGGAGGTTGTATGAGGGTGATGGCGTCTGGGTGCTGCCCGCCGGGACCCGTTCGCCAGGActgctcgccgccgcctcctccgccgGCGACGACTCGAAGAACTTGCGCTTGGTGCCCTTTGGAAACATGGCGTCTGTCTGATAGAGGAACGCAAGACAAAAGGCTTAATACACAGGGGTCCAACTTGCAGTTGGGGCCACATCTGGCCCTGTGTGTCATTTAGTGTGGCCCTCTAATTCAAATCATATGCATTtcttgttaaaatattttcaataacaTTTATGGCAAGGACCTACAGCTTGGCTACAAAACAATAACTGATTATCTTTTTTGGTCAACaataaaaactttcgataaatGTCGTTAAatataaactgcaattacaccacccgaacaCCACAAAGAAAAGGGGCGATGATGCGacgtgaacgctagttccagaccaacgttcGGTGGACAAAGATAGTGAGATACGCCTAATCATTTGGCAGCAAGGTTAGTGATGGAGAGGCGCACATAGCGCATGAAAGCAAAAGGAGTACAACACAGCCAAAATTTGccattatgagatgcaggacaacaccgagcctatccactagaacaggggtggccaagtccggtcctcgagagccccaatccggtctgttttccatatttccctccaccaacacaacctgaatcaaataatctggattggTGTAAAGCTTCTGACAGCttgctgaggagttgatcatttgattcaggtgtggtagaagagggagatatggaaaacagacgggATAGGGcatctcgaggaccggacttggccagcCCTGCACTAGAACATAGGTGTCCAAcacattccagaaagggccgagtgggagcaggttttcgttccaacccaccaagacgacaccttttcaccaatctgttctctaacaactgtaatcagttgattacaGTCAAgtgctgcttcttccagcagaGCTCCCCATTGGCCCAACTCTGCACTGTTTCAGTAGGGAGGAAAACCTACACCCACTTGGCCCTTATTGGCCTTATTGAAAAAttccttaacccattttaacccgcTCTTCTCATTTGAGGAAAGGCTataattcttttcttacttgatatcaaggagtttcccaattttgagcaaatgttatgaatacatagcaaaaatctaaaacgtgTTAACTTTGGTTGAAATGGGTTTAGTTTATCCAACTTTAAAAAGAACtaaatttacattttctttttgtgagagaaaaatagtctgcttgccaatggtgatcatgtgttcatttaatttattttatttatttcatattccatgcaaacttttggtttgaaggcaaatgtataaaatatatattaaaatggtTGTCAAAATTTAAGGAgggaagtaatttatttacttattcatagaagtttgaagtttaaaatttgaaagacaaaCGATGTAGGTAGTTATCATAATAATTATCgaaattgacatttttgggtGATAATTTTTGTCATAAAATCCAGGCCTACCAGGACCCCAGTCAACAGAGAACATATATCCCACCCTAACccattttgaaaacattttaaatgacgtATTTCTTAATGTGTGTTTTCTACGGAAGCGTTTTACATTCAccttcaaaataatttaaaaaaccctaaccgtttttcaaattaatttattttagcagttgtttttttgaattaattgttTTTGAAAACTCCGGTTTtctgaatgatttattttctggggctgtttttgaattcatttcttttcccaACTATGTTtttctgattaatttatttcgagggttgttttttgaattaatttttaaCTGAGTAATTTAAGGttgctttttgaatttttttatttggtttttcGTTTTCCCCCCATAATGGCATTTATATTATAGTTTGTCAACCTTACCAGGCAACATGAGGTAATTTCTTTTTCCGCTGGCAGCCAGGCTcaggagaaaaaataaaaaaaataaaacaagcaagCAGCAGTTATCGAGATACTTGGAAGTCTCAGGCAAACTACGTTCCACAAATTCTAGACTGGAGGACAAGGTCAACAAACTATAATAACAATCCCATTAATGTGACTTATTGACTGGGCTATCTCCCACTGCCTTCGGCCCATATctaaataaaacttgattgcgGTGAATAGACTGAATGTCTAGAATTTGCAGAACACAGTCCGCTCAAGACCTGCTgcttggtcgttttttttaaattatttttttccccgctgGCAGCCAtgtttgatttttgaattatttttttcccactggcGGCCAGGctcaagaaagaagaaaaattaaaaaaaacaaccattatataaattaatcagaaaaacttagttgggagggaaaaaaagaaagaaaaaaacgttgATAATATAGAAGTTttctaaaataattaatttaaaagaacCACAAAAATAGATTCCTttgaaaaactgtatttttaagGTGCATGTATTACACTTGTgtagttttcccatttttttcataaagaaaCAAAACCTGAATATacggtggggcaaataagtattaagtcaaccaccaattgtgtaaattatcctacttgaaaagattagaggcatgtaattgtcaacattggtaaaccatgagacagaatgtggggggaaaaaacagaaaatcacattgtttgatttttaaagaatgtatttgcaaattgtagtggaaaataagtatttggtcaatatcaaaagttcatttcaatactttgttatgtaccctttgttggcaataacggaggccaaacgttttctgtaactcttcacaagcttttcacacactgttgctggtattttggcccattcctccatgcagatctcctctagagcagtgatgttttggggctgtcattggggaacatggactttcaactccctccacagatttcctATGGGGTttagatctggagactggctaggccactccaggaccttgaaatgcttcttacgaagccactcctttgttgccctggtgctgtgtttgggatcattgtcatgctgaaagacccagccatgtctcatcttcaatgtccttgctgatggaaggagattttcaatcaaaatctctcgatacatggccccattcattctttcctttacacagatcagtcgtcctgatccatttgcagaaaaacggccccaaagcatgatgtttccaccaccatgcttcacagtgggtatggtgttctttggatgcaattcagtattctttctcctccaaacacaagaacctgtgtttctaccaaaaagttctattttggtttcatctgatcataacacattctcccagtcctcttctggatcatccaaatgctctctagcgaacggcagacgggcctggatgtgtactggcttcagcagggggacacgtctggcagtgcaggatttgagtccatGGCGGCACATTGttttactgatagtagcctttgttactgtggtcccagctctctgtaggtcattcactaggtccccccgtgtggttctgggatttttgctcaccgttcttgttatcattttgacgccacagggtgagatcttgcatggagccccagatcgagggagattatgagtggtcttgtatgtcttccattttctaataattgctcccagtTAATTTCTtcacaccaagcgttttacctattgcagattcagtcttcccagcctggtgcaggtctacaattttgtctctggtgtccttcgaccgctctttgacagccagaaatcttgcttgtttgtaggtgaccaaataccaTAAATAATACCAGAAATAATAATTTCCACCTTAATTTGgaaataatttctttaaaaatcaaacaatgtgattttcagtttttccccacattctgtctctcatggttgaggtttacccatgttgacaattacaggcctctctaatcttttcaagtaagataatttgcacaattggtggttgactacatacttatttgccccactgtatactgttcttcctccattttcagccgtagctctacttacgaatgcctctaggtgcgaaattttcaggttacaaaagctttttatatgcaaatgagtgcctcgagatacggaatatatccaagttacgaaaaccctCAAGAAGTAGAcgcattccttatccgttattttattttgcaaatattgtcgcggatgcattgattctcactgtAGACCTTCCCTACACCacactgggctctcattggctctcTCACAACAACCATTATCCATGTTTCAGAATTCTTTCTTACACATTTTTGATCGCCGTTAGTCGTTACGGAGTTTTGACTGCTTTTtggttgagtttttccaagtatggataaagcagctgcttccgtttttatcatcatgcctcccatgaaaattaccagtgcgaatgaaaagTGGTCAGCGTGGAGGACAATAACGAGTTGGTCGAGGGCCATAAAAATAAACTCTCTAGAGTTAATGGAAGAGTCGTCaacacgggggaaaaaaacgagaaggcagacgaggaggaagcagcgaccattgcaacagcaaaaatcaaagaaatgctggagaaatttcacgAACTTTCTGCCTTCCTGGAAAAAacatccagaaaaagtgttcacgagtcgggcgatcgcccactttgacgaagtttgtctgttgcattatagaaacattattgaAAGTCttcaaaggcaatcgtctttggacagttttgttttttcgaAACGTCCATCAACCAGCACGGCAGACGGGCAAGTGAAATCCAAataggtaagaaccagtagcgactaataaaatgggcaaaaaattaaattccaaagaatTCATGaaacgttaatgtttgttgttgattcattTTGTTAATGTGGTTCATGTGCTCCTATGGTTGTCATGTCTTGTgagggttttgggtggatgtgtgtgtgtttgcttttcacctctgGTATCCCAGACCCACGGGGCTTCCCTTGCTCCGCGGCGCCTGGTGGGAagcaagaggcgaaaagcaaacacacatccacccaaaacaagaCATGACAGTGGTCATGTGCTATCTCTGTTGCATACCGTTAGCatcctcttgttcccctgcatttcaacacggatagattttgtattctttattcattttaagacatttataaataattttctcataattttctctcattttcctcacatctttcataccaaATTgcgacactttgaccaattttaaagggtttagttgatagttgtgtgaggactgtggaacaaattagaatttactta from Stigmatopora argus isolate UIUO_Sarg chromosome 15, RoL_Sarg_1.0, whole genome shotgun sequence carries:
- the cdca4 gene encoding cell division cycle-associated protein 4 is translated as MFPKGTKRKFFESSPAEEAAASSPGERVPAGSTQTPSPSYNLQRQSLLDMSLIKLQLCHMLVEPNLCRSVLIANTVRQIQEEMTQDGTWQIMTQALAAAQCPTDRLVATEVLCRQPDPSAAAGQSPKPYPLEDGPDEGYRSEEADMEAGDVRKGVTSYLPTPFGGATSRWEEREDDGEEEEDESEGEDEGPDGSPGDRLFGTFEIKQPPSPPPPDPALEELFSDVDPSYYELDTVLTGMQSAPKMGPYDLLESLSSHGPAPLSPGASCRSDLNELDHIMEIIVGS